Proteins found in one Chondrinema litorale genomic segment:
- the istB gene encoding IS21-like element helper ATPase IstB, whose translation MNTSVIKNRLSELKFFGMQHAFQAYLQTGQDQLSGVELLDHLLQQEWEFRQNRNISTRIKQARFRYQSTVEQIDCTAHRNLSKDLLLRLADCSFIEKKENILITGPTGVGKSFIASALGHQACMMGYKVLYFNAIKLFSQLKMARADDTYLKELKRMEKHQLLILDDFGLQVLDHNTCLALLEIIEDRHGKTSTIITSQMPVEKWYDLLGEKTIADAILDRLVHASHRIKLEGESMRKVKNSTN comes from the coding sequence ATGAATACCTCTGTAATAAAAAATCGATTAAGTGAATTAAAATTCTTTGGTATGCAACATGCCTTTCAAGCTTATTTGCAAACAGGTCAAGATCAATTATCTGGAGTTGAACTCTTGGATCATCTACTTCAGCAAGAATGGGAGTTCCGGCAAAACCGGAATATATCTACGCGGATTAAACAAGCACGCTTCCGCTATCAGTCTACTGTGGAGCAAATCGACTGTACAGCACATAGGAACTTGTCTAAGGACTTATTACTAAGACTAGCTGACTGTTCTTTTATTGAAAAAAAGGAAAACATCTTGATTACTGGCCCTACTGGTGTTGGAAAAAGTTTTATTGCTTCCGCTTTAGGTCATCAGGCTTGTATGATGGGATATAAGGTATTGTATTTTAATGCTATTAAACTCTTCTCACAACTAAAAATGGCAAGAGCTGATGATACTTACTTAAAGGAATTAAAACGTATGGAAAAACACCAACTCTTAATATTGGATGACTTTGGATTACAAGTGCTAGATCATAATACCTGTTTAGCTTTACTAGAAATTATTGAAGATAGACATGGTAAAACTTCTACAATTATAACTTCCCAAATGCCGGTAGAAAAATGGTATGATCTGTTAGGAGAAAAAACTATCGCAGATGCTATATTAGATAGATTAGTTCATGCTTCTCATCGAATAAAATTAGAGGGAGAATCCATGAGAAAAGTAAAAAACTCTACCAACTAA
- a CDS encoding helix-turn-helix domain-containing protein, which produces MANHRTDMVTIKQIIRLYKSGKSQRSIERQLHICRPTIKKYIQAFQESGFSPEELLSLSESDLEDLFGRARKSITRKSVANISELEKLFPDMEKELRKVGVSKKLLWQEYKNKYPEGLGYSQFCYHFQQWQERQDVSMHIEHKAGDKVFIDFSGKKLCVIDKATGEEKPMEVFVAILPASQLTYVEAVRTQKKEDFIKVVENALWYFGGVPSAILSDNRTATVLNPLLN; this is translated from the coding sequence ATGGCTAATCATAGGACAGATATGGTAACTATAAAACAAATCATACGATTATATAAATCTGGAAAAAGTCAACGGAGTATAGAGCGGCAGCTCCATATATGCCGCCCTACAATAAAAAAATATATCCAAGCTTTTCAGGAAAGTGGTTTCAGTCCAGAAGAGCTGTTGTCTTTGTCAGAAAGTGATCTAGAAGACTTATTTGGTCGTGCCCGAAAGTCTATAACTAGAAAGAGTGTAGCTAATATTTCTGAGTTAGAAAAACTATTTCCTGATATGGAAAAAGAGCTCAGAAAGGTTGGTGTGAGTAAAAAGCTTTTATGGCAAGAATATAAGAATAAGTATCCAGAAGGTTTAGGTTATAGCCAATTCTGCTACCATTTTCAGCAGTGGCAGGAGAGACAGGATGTATCTATGCATATAGAGCATAAGGCTGGGGATAAAGTTTTTATTGATTTTTCTGGTAAAAAATTATGTGTAATCGATAAAGCAACTGGAGAAGAAAAGCCTATGGAAGTGTTCGTAGCTATACTTCCTGCAAGTCAACTTACCTATGTAGAAGCTGTTAGAACTCAAAAAAAAGAAGACTTTATAAAAGTAGTTGAAAATGCATTATGGTATTTTGGAGGTGTTCCTTCTGCTATACTAAGTGATAATCGCACGGCGACCGTCTTAAATCCGCTATTAAATTAG
- a CDS encoding sensor histidine kinase: MVEYSNEEVAGMYECSVHHIQDNYVYVMLRNVTELDQSKKELADLNKELEKRVKERTTQLEQSRKKLLETNKSLEKRVHERTALLEQKNKELEQFAYITSHDLQEPLRTITNYIQIIYEDFEKELDQDILNYLQTISQSTERMKALIRALLEFSRLGRNRMLIDVDTNKIVAEVIDDLHQLIQSTNAKVEVGNLPKLQGYETELRQTFQNLVSNAIKFQKENLAPEIYINYKELEDFHQFSITDNGIGIEVKNIERIFHIFQKLHLDKKYGGYGIGLANCKKIVEIHGGTIWVESEKGKGSTFCFTIAKQLEQL; this comes from the coding sequence ATGGTAGAATATTCAAATGAAGAGGTCGCAGGTATGTATGAATGTTCAGTTCATCATATTCAAGATAATTATGTTTATGTAATGCTAAGAAATGTTACAGAGTTAGACCAATCAAAAAAGGAATTGGCTGATCTAAATAAAGAGCTTGAAAAGAGAGTTAAAGAGCGTACTACTCAATTGGAACAATCAAGAAAAAAATTGTTGGAAACAAATAAAAGTCTTGAAAAAAGAGTTCATGAACGCACGGCACTATTGGAACAAAAGAACAAGGAACTAGAACAGTTTGCCTACATTACTTCACACGATTTGCAAGAACCTCTACGTACCATCACAAACTATATTCAGATTATTTATGAAGACTTTGAAAAAGAACTGGATCAAGATATACTTAATTATCTACAGACAATTAGCCAATCTACTGAAAGGATGAAAGCCCTGATTAGAGCTTTGTTAGAATTTTCAAGGTTAGGTCGTAATAGAATGCTTATTGATGTGGATACAAACAAGATTGTGGCAGAAGTAATCGATGATTTGCACCAACTTATTCAAAGCACAAATGCTAAAGTAGAGGTAGGTAATTTACCAAAACTGCAAGGATACGAAACAGAACTGCGACAAACGTTTCAAAATCTGGTATCAAATGCCATTAAATTTCAGAAAGAAAATTTAGCTCCTGAAATTTACATAAACTATAAAGAGTTAGAAGATTTCCATCAATTTTCAATAACTGATAATGGTATAGGTATTGAAGTAAAGAATATAGAACGTATTTTTCACATATTTCAAAAACTTCATTTAGATAAAAAATATGGAGGCTATGGAATAGGTCTGGCAAATTGTAAAAAGATTGTTGAAATACATGGAGGGACCATTTGGGTAGAATCCGAAAAAGGTAAAGGCAGCACCTTTTGTTTTACAATTGCTAAACAGCTAGAACAATTATAA
- a CDS encoding response regulator: MIYSGIKRILLLEDSLDVQILIKGNLFNNGIFASIACCDNKEQYLYYLNKFQPDIILLDYLVSSLNFGDVLTLTRTIHQSVPIIYLNGIIDKELAFENFIKGADAIVTKDSLEELSIVVQKVWLKMLLTTEVNNLLKLSIVKRLDSLNIELNSLTHNAQVFIKN, from the coding sequence ATGATTTATTCAGGTATTAAACGAATACTTCTTCTTGAAGATAGCCTAGATGTTCAAATATTAATTAAAGGTAATTTATTTAATAATGGCATTTTTGCTAGTATAGCTTGCTGTGATAACAAAGAACAATATTTATATTATCTAAATAAATTTCAACCTGATATAATACTATTAGATTATTTGGTTTCTAGTCTGAATTTTGGAGATGTTTTAACACTTACTAGAACTATACATCAATCAGTTCCTATAATTTATCTTAATGGTATTATTGATAAAGAATTAGCCTTTGAAAACTTCATCAAAGGCGCAGATGCTATTGTTACAAAAGACAGCTTAGAAGAGTTATCGATAGTTGTTCAAAAGGTTTGGTTAAAAATGCTATTGACTACAGAAGTAAATAACTTATTGAAGTTGAGTATCGTTAAAAGATTGGACAGCTTAAATATTGAATTGAATTCTCTTACTCATAATGCTCAGGTGTTTATAAAAAATTGA
- a CDS encoding response regulator: MKKKILLLEDSLNDQISLRRCLKDTDIPFTLISCDSKNTFVGYLHNMHPDLIILDYNVPGFAFNEAFKLARDFYDTVPIIYITGLISKELAEETILVEANDYLLKEELNKLPELIKKYCK, encoded by the coding sequence ATGAAAAAGAAAATTCTTCTTTTAGAAGATTCCTTAAATGATCAAATATCTTTAAGAAGATGCTTAAAAGATACAGATATTCCATTCACACTTATTTCTTGTGATAGCAAAAACACATTTGTCGGGTATTTACATAATATGCATCCAGATTTAATTATTCTTGACTACAATGTGCCGGGATTTGCATTTAATGAGGCATTTAAATTAGCAAGAGATTTCTATGACACAGTACCTATAATTTATATAACAGGTTTAATATCGAAAGAGCTAGCAGAAGAGACTATTCTTGTAGAAGCTAATGATTATTTGTTAAAAGAAGAATTAAATAAACTTCCCGAATTAATTAAAAAATATTGTAAGTAA
- a CDS encoding sensor histidine kinase: MENEQFKHTELTFQLMVDSVPNAIILVNKEGKIAYVNNQAEILFGYKRFDLIGRKVEQLLPNRYRKNHPEFREIFFLNPTVRNMGVGRELFALRKDDTEFLVEIGLNPIVTVDGTLVLASIIDITERKKAEERFKLVVDSAPNAMILVNDKGEIALVNNEVKTLFGYQEKELVGQHLHILIPSRFQSKHKGFIELFFMHPQKRSMGVGRELFALRKDGTEIPVEIGLNPIETIDGLMVLASIIDITERKKQEASYKKQVELESKNKELENFAYLASHDLQEPLRTLSNYIQILKDENIDQLNTIGKKSLNRMLVAINRMNGLISVLLDFSRLGRNRTLAYKNCKDIIEEAIADLTSLITKNDAEVIIEDEMPTLNVYEIEMRQLFENLVNNSIKFKQKGKKPMIKIKAKDLTDRWMFSIIDNGIGIEEKNYDRIFQIFQRLHKRTQYSGYGIGLSNCKRIVELHKGEIWIESEVGKGSTFNFTIANQL, translated from the coding sequence ATGGAAAATGAACAATTTAAACATACAGAACTCACTTTCCAGTTAATGGTAGATTCTGTACCAAATGCCATCATATTAGTAAATAAAGAGGGTAAAATAGCTTATGTAAACAATCAGGCTGAGATACTTTTTGGTTATAAAAGATTTGATCTAATTGGTCGAAAAGTAGAACAACTCCTACCAAATAGGTATCGAAAGAATCATCCAGAATTTAGAGAAATATTCTTTTTAAATCCTACCGTTCGTAATATGGGTGTAGGTCGAGAATTATTTGCTTTAAGAAAAGATGATACAGAATTTCTAGTTGAGATAGGTTTAAATCCGATAGTTACAGTGGATGGTACCCTTGTATTAGCTTCCATTATAGATATTACAGAGAGAAAAAAGGCAGAAGAACGGTTTAAATTAGTAGTAGATTCTGCTCCCAATGCCATGATTTTGGTAAATGATAAAGGGGAGATTGCATTGGTAAATAATGAAGTTAAGACACTTTTTGGATATCAAGAAAAAGAGTTAGTTGGTCAACATTTACATATTTTAATTCCATCAAGGTTTCAGTCAAAGCATAAAGGTTTTATTGAGTTATTTTTTATGCATCCACAAAAACGTTCAATGGGTGTGGGAAGAGAACTATTTGCTTTAAGAAAAGATGGAACAGAAATTCCAGTAGAAATAGGTTTGAACCCGATAGAAACAATAGATGGGTTAATGGTCTTAGCCTCAATTATAGATATCACAGAAAGAAAAAAGCAAGAAGCTAGTTATAAAAAACAAGTTGAGTTAGAAAGTAAAAATAAAGAACTGGAAAATTTTGCCTATTTAGCCTCCCATGATTTGCAGGAGCCATTAAGAACTTTATCTAACTATATCCAGATACTGAAAGATGAAAATATAGATCAACTTAATACAATTGGCAAAAAATCTCTTAACAGGATGCTTGTGGCCATCAATAGAATGAATGGTTTAATAAGTGTTCTTTTAGATTTTTCACGTTTGGGCAGAAATCGCACATTAGCTTATAAAAATTGCAAAGATATCATTGAAGAAGCTATTGCAGATTTGACAAGTTTAATCACTAAAAATGATGCAGAAGTAATTATAGAAGATGAAATGCCGACATTGAATGTTTATGAGATAGAGATGCGACAACTATTTGAAAACCTGGTTAATAATTCAATTAAATTTAAACAGAAGGGGAAAAAGCCAATGATAAAAATAAAAGCAAAGGATTTAACAGATAGGTGGATGTTTTCTATCATAGATAATGGTATAGGCATAGAAGAAAAAAATTATGACCGAATTTTTCAGATATTTCAGCGTCTTCATAAGAGGACACAATATAGTGGTTATGGTATAGGCTTGTCAAATTGTAAACGGATTGTAGAGTTACATAAGGGAGAGATATGGATAGAATCAGAAGTAGGAAAGGGGAGTACTTTTAACTTTACAATAGCTAATCAACTTTAA
- a CDS encoding serine hydrolase domain-containing protein, producing the protein MGRIEIYQKGHKGYSYSLGYSNLDFNLKSKKNTKYRIGSISKTITATLILKAVEEGKINLDQTINAFFPTINHAEKITITHLLNHHSGIHNFTNGVDFKNWYTSPKSASDMVSIISQKGSDFEPGIDAAYSNSNYVLLSYILEKIYNKKYTTILKEKIVKPLHLKHTQFGDKSIPFNKKTYSYNYEVHWNKANETAPSITMGAGGIVMSAYDLAIFIDALFKGEIISLETLDKMLEQIDGFGMGIFKATILEKEVYTHDGKIDGFNSIFYYIPSRKLTYVLLSNGENYILDNINQLVLKAIFNQSYSLPKINPYQINFTELAPYVGIYSSKESPLIISISRNKNKLIAQPKGQRIFTMDVMDKHVFNHLKSGVTLTFNPSTNSMIMTQGEQVFHFLKQQD; encoded by the coding sequence ATGGGTAGAATTGAAATTTACCAAAAAGGACACAAAGGTTACTCTTACTCTTTAGGTTATTCAAATTTAGACTTTAATCTAAAATCAAAGAAAAACACCAAATACAGAATAGGTTCTATTTCAAAAACAATTACAGCTACTTTAATTTTAAAAGCAGTTGAAGAAGGTAAGATCAACCTAGATCAGACTATTAATGCTTTTTTCCCAACTATCAATCATGCAGAAAAAATTACGATCACTCATTTGCTAAATCACCATAGTGGTATTCATAATTTCACTAATGGTGTAGACTTTAAAAATTGGTATACATCTCCGAAATCTGCTTCAGACATGGTTTCTATAATTTCACAGAAAGGAAGTGATTTTGAACCAGGAATAGATGCAGCTTATAGTAATTCTAACTATGTGTTACTTTCCTACATTTTAGAGAAAATTTACAATAAGAAATATACGACTATTTTGAAAGAAAAAATAGTAAAGCCATTGCATCTAAAGCATACTCAATTTGGAGATAAGTCTATACCATTTAACAAAAAAACCTATTCTTATAATTATGAAGTTCATTGGAATAAAGCCAATGAAACAGCTCCTTCTATCACTATGGGGGCTGGTGGTATTGTAATGTCAGCATATGATTTAGCTATATTTATTGATGCCTTATTTAAGGGCGAAATTATTTCTTTAGAAACTTTGGACAAGATGTTAGAGCAGATAGACGGATTTGGAATGGGCATTTTCAAAGCGACTATTCTGGAAAAAGAAGTTTATACGCACGATGGGAAAATTGATGGATTTAATTCAATATTTTACTATATACCAAGTCGAAAATTGACATATGTGTTACTTTCTAATGGAGAAAATTATATACTAGACAATATTAATCAGCTGGTATTGAAAGCTATTTTTAATCAAAGTTATAGCTTACCCAAAATAAATCCCTATCAAATAAATTTCACAGAATTAGCGCCCTATGTTGGAATATATTCTAGTAAAGAAAGTCCTTTAATCATTTCCATATCAAGAAATAAGAACAAGCTTATTGCTCAACCCAAAGGACAGAGAATATTTACCATGGATGTAATGGATAAACATGTATTCAATCATCTAAAGTCAGGAGTTACATTAACATTTAATCCTTCTACAAACTCAATGATTATGACTCAAGGTGAGCAAGTATTTCATTTTTTAAAACAACAAGACTAA
- a CDS encoding M43 family zinc metalloprotease, translating to MILQKVSQTTLILFLFIGLLSCETEPKEKTELNPTPEQKVFEINVVVHIIHNGEAIGTGPNLSVDRIEKQIESLNNDFRRKAGTRGFNSNPISDDARIQFKLAQTDPAGNPTNGIVRINSQEVNNPLDAWGFDYFANFNYWDYKKYINIWTAPLPESGIDVYLGEATGPDTDLPGNELFTGGEPFYAEGIIINHAHFGESDIESDYNLGRTLTHEMGHYLGLLHPWGGKDCDNNDYCDDTPAVDTYVYGCTSFKGCNQEEVMIENYMNWTSDICMNTFTKNQIDRMRYVLTHSRKSLVDFKE from the coding sequence ATGATTCTACAAAAAGTATCTCAAACCACTTTAATCCTATTCCTTTTTATAGGTCTTTTATCTTGTGAAACAGAACCAAAAGAGAAGACAGAGCTTAACCCAACACCTGAACAAAAGGTTTTTGAAATTAATGTTGTCGTACATATAATCCATAATGGAGAAGCTATAGGAACAGGCCCAAACTTATCTGTTGATAGAATAGAAAAACAAATAGAAAGCTTAAACAACGATTTTAGAAGAAAAGCTGGTACTAGAGGATTTAACTCAAATCCAATAAGTGATGATGCAAGAATACAATTTAAACTGGCACAAACAGATCCAGCGGGAAATCCAACAAATGGAATCGTAAGAATAAATTCCCAAGAAGTAAATAATCCACTAGATGCTTGGGGCTTCGATTACTTTGCGAATTTTAATTATTGGGACTATAAAAAATATATAAACATTTGGACAGCACCCTTACCAGAGTCTGGCATTGATGTTTATTTAGGAGAAGCTACCGGCCCTGATACAGACTTACCTGGAAATGAGCTATTTACTGGAGGAGAACCATTTTATGCAGAAGGCATTATTATCAACCATGCACATTTCGGCGAATCTGATATTGAAAGTGATTATAATCTTGGCAGAACTTTAACCCATGAAATGGGTCACTACCTAGGCTTACTACATCCATGGGGAGGGAAAGATTGTGATAACAACGATTATTGCGACGATACACCTGCAGTAGATACTTATGTTTATGGTTGTACTTCTTTTAAAGGTTGTAACCAAGAAGAAGTGATGATAGAAAACTACATGAATTGGACAAGTGATATTTGTATGAATACTTTCACAAAAAACCAAATAGATAGAATGCGGTATGTTTTAACACATAGCCGAAAATCGTTGGTGGATTTTAAAGAATAG
- a CDS encoding IS4 family transposase — MKSHDKSNKLVSILKQEVGGNKARLCMLGYLITSLLKVRNVNFNRLASGYHNGALLSSKIRRIQRFFAEFEFQESVYCQLIIKMLPLSGKYRLSLDRTNWKLGKRNINILFLSVLYEGVGLPVFWCVLGDKRGNSSQTERIDLLERFMAHFGKNKIEYLTADREFIGQEWLSFLAAHQLRFFIRVRNNMHFTLCNGKKVKAHWLLLAQPLHQVYFHPKIVYLQNTLVYYSGLKYVDQNGKIAYLILVSFQQTDLSLQVYKNRWQIETMFRAFKSAGFQLENTHVVDEKRLDTLIKVIAIAFIWSYNLGIYLNQKHKQIPIKKHGRRAVSLFTYGLDFLTEAFINNIYRAINKALYLFLSCT, encoded by the coding sequence ATGAAAAGCCATGATAAAAGTAACAAATTAGTATCTATTTTAAAGCAAGAAGTAGGTGGAAATAAAGCTCGTTTATGTATGTTGGGCTATTTAATTACCTCTTTGCTGAAAGTGCGTAATGTCAATTTTAACCGTTTAGCCTCTGGTTATCATAACGGTGCGCTACTTTCTTCAAAAATACGCAGGATACAACGTTTCTTTGCAGAGTTTGAATTTCAAGAGTCAGTCTACTGCCAATTGATCATTAAAATGTTACCCCTATCTGGTAAATATCGTTTGAGCCTAGATCGAACCAATTGGAAACTGGGCAAGCGTAATATCAATATTCTATTCTTATCTGTATTGTATGAAGGAGTGGGTTTACCCGTATTTTGGTGTGTGCTGGGAGATAAACGGGGGAACTCCTCTCAAACAGAGCGCATAGACCTGTTGGAACGTTTTATGGCACATTTTGGCAAAAACAAGATTGAATATTTGACGGCAGACAGAGAGTTTATAGGGCAGGAATGGCTGTCTTTTTTGGCCGCTCACCAACTTCGTTTCTTCATTAGGGTGCGTAATAATATGCATTTTACCCTTTGTAATGGCAAAAAAGTTAAAGCCCATTGGCTATTGTTAGCACAACCCCTGCATCAAGTTTATTTTCATCCCAAAATCGTTTATTTACAGAACACTTTGGTTTATTATTCTGGGCTAAAATATGTAGATCAAAATGGAAAAATAGCCTATCTGATATTAGTATCCTTCCAACAAACAGATTTGAGCTTGCAGGTTTATAAAAACCGTTGGCAAATAGAAACAATGTTCAGAGCATTTAAATCAGCAGGTTTTCAATTGGAAAATACCCATGTGGTTGATGAGAAAAGACTGGATACCCTCATTAAAGTGATAGCCATTGCATTTATTTGGTCATACAACTTAGGTATCTACCTGAACCAAAAACATAAGCAAATACCTATCAAAAAACATGGAAGAAGAGCGGTGAGCCTATTTACTTATGGGTTAGACTTCTTGACTGAGGCTTTTATTAATAACATTTATAGAGCTATCAATAAGGCTTTATACCTTTTTTTGTCGTGTACTTAG
- a CDS encoding alginate export family protein, which produces MKAIKITLSLIFSILYINSFGQLTIGAQIRPRAEFRNGFKTLTTKERNPAFFIEQRSRFFADYNSDKFEVKINFQDVRIWGSTDQIYKSETGTLTNIYEAWGLYRLNRNWQFKIGRMDLDYNNARFLGDLDWAAQGRSHDALVISYKTDSSDFRLDIGGAFNQSGFEPTKLSETFYTGLNNYKTMQFIWVNKKFNNSEISAIIHNDGQQIQSDSSIAFRQTYGLMASGKLNKFNFTAEAYVQSGKNAAENDVNAYMLSASLSIPTPLTPITFGFDMLSGSSINDINDKSFNPLYGTNHKFYGFMDYFYVGNTHGQQGKVAGLIDIFLKTKFKVNTNSNLVAHTHIFNSAADIYNPENLTSSVSKYLGTELDIVYNYTFDKDVVLNIGYSQMLAGESMEYIKAAAGDHEAFNNWVWLMISFHPKVVLNK; this is translated from the coding sequence ATGAAAGCGATAAAAATTACCCTTAGTCTAATTTTTTCAATTTTATATATAAACTCTTTTGGTCAACTTACAATAGGAGCACAGATTCGTCCTAGAGCTGAATTTAGAAATGGTTTTAAAACCTTAACTACTAAAGAAAGAAACCCAGCTTTTTTTATTGAACAAAGAAGTAGGTTTTTCGCTGATTACAATAGCGATAAATTTGAAGTAAAGATCAACTTTCAGGATGTCCGTATATGGGGATCTACAGATCAAATATACAAATCCGAAACAGGTACACTTACCAACATATATGAAGCCTGGGGACTATATCGGCTTAATAGAAACTGGCAATTCAAAATAGGGAGAATGGATCTTGATTATAATAACGCAAGGTTTCTAGGAGATCTAGATTGGGCTGCTCAAGGCAGAAGTCATGATGCACTGGTGATTTCCTATAAAACCGATAGTAGTGATTTTAGATTAGATATAGGAGGTGCATTTAATCAATCTGGTTTTGAGCCCACAAAGTTATCAGAAACATTCTATACTGGGTTGAATAATTATAAAACCATGCAATTTATCTGGGTAAATAAGAAATTTAACAATTCCGAAATTTCTGCTATTATTCACAACGATGGCCAACAGATTCAATCTGACTCTTCTATTGCTTTCAGGCAAACTTATGGGTTAATGGCAAGTGGTAAATTAAACAAATTTAATTTTACTGCAGAGGCTTATGTTCAGAGTGGAAAAAATGCTGCAGAAAATGATGTAAATGCTTATATGTTAAGTGCAAGCTTATCCATACCTACTCCATTAACTCCTATTACCTTTGGTTTTGATATGCTTTCTGGATCATCTATTAATGATATCAATGATAAATCATTCAATCCACTCTACGGTACGAATCATAAGTTTTATGGTTTTATGGATTATTTCTATGTAGGAAATACCCATGGACAACAAGGAAAAGTGGCTGGATTAATAGATATATTTTTAAAAACTAAATTTAAAGTAAACACTAATAGTAATTTAGTTGCTCATACACATATATTTAATAGTGCAGCCGACATTTACAATCCTGAAAATTTAACTTCTTCAGTAAGTAAATACTTGGGAACCGAACTCGATATTGTCTATAATTACACATTTGACAAAGATGTTGTATTAAATATCGGGTACTCTCAAATGTTAGCTGGAGAATCTATGGAATATATTAAAGCTGCAGCTGGAGATCATGAAGCATTCAATAATTGGGTATGGCTAATGATTAGTTTCCATCCTAAAGTGGTTTTGAATAAATAA
- a CDS encoding Crp/Fnr family transcriptional regulator — MINIAVLKKYEASETFFKKDEIIFREGNKALFYWQIYCGTVKMVNYSPDGKEFTQGIFNKGESFGEPPLFTDLEYPSNAVAVDDVTILKLPIDNFLLLLKENFEIHKMLTKTLCNRLHYKSMMMREIASHPPEHRIISLIDYFKNKETDNKKLFEVSLTRQQIADMTGLRVETVIRSIKSLQEKGEVKIINRKVYR, encoded by the coding sequence ATGATAAATATTGCTGTTTTAAAGAAATATGAAGCGAGTGAAACCTTCTTTAAAAAAGATGAAATCATCTTTAGAGAAGGAAACAAAGCATTATTTTACTGGCAAATTTACTGTGGTACTGTAAAAATGGTGAATTACAGCCCTGATGGTAAAGAATTTACTCAGGGTATTTTTAATAAAGGGGAAAGTTTTGGTGAACCTCCTCTTTTTACTGACTTAGAATATCCTAGTAATGCAGTTGCAGTTGATGATGTAACTATACTTAAATTACCTATTGACAATTTTTTACTGCTACTAAAGGAAAACTTTGAAATCCATAAAATGCTTACGAAAACTTTATGTAATCGCTTGCATTATAAATCAATGATGATGAGAGAAATAGCTAGTCATCCACCTGAACATCGTATTATATCTCTCATTGATTATTTTAAAAACAAAGAGACAGATAATAAAAAACTTTTTGAAGTATCACTTACCAGACAACAAATTGCTGATATGACGGGGCTTAGAGTAGAAACTGTTATTAGAAGTATTAAATCACTTCAAGAAAAAGGAGAAGTAAAAATCATTAATCGTAAAGTTTACAGATGA
- a CDS encoding group III truncated hemoglobin: MKDIENNSDIQLLVDEFYKKVNEDELLSPIFNEIAQVNWKDHLPKMYKFWSKLLLGENEYQGSPFDKHIQLPIGENHFNRWIQLFLETLDAHFAGSKATEARLKAQSIANIFNFKMKTIQASGYIR, translated from the coding sequence ATGAAAGACATAGAGAATAATTCAGACATACAATTACTAGTAGACGAGTTTTATAAAAAAGTAAATGAGGATGAATTACTTTCCCCAATTTTTAATGAAATAGCTCAAGTAAATTGGAAGGATCATTTACCTAAAATGTATAAGTTCTGGTCTAAGTTATTATTAGGAGAAAATGAATATCAAGGCAGTCCCTTTGATAAACATATCCAATTACCAATAGGAGAAAATCATTTTAATAGGTGGATCCAATTATTTTTGGAAACTTTAGATGCACATTTTGCTGGAAGTAAAGCAACAGAAGCTCGATTGAAAGCACAAAGCATTGCTAATATCTTTAACTTTAAGATGAAAACTATTCAGGCATCTGGCTATATACGCTAA